In Ovis aries strain OAR_USU_Benz2616 breed Rambouillet chromosome 14, ARS-UI_Ramb_v3.0, whole genome shotgun sequence, a single genomic region encodes these proteins:
- the BAX gene encoding apoptosis regulator BAX isoform X2 translates to MGGETPELGLEQVPQDASTKKLSECLKRIGDELDSNMELQRMIAAVDTDSPREVFFRVAAEMFSDGNFNWGRVVALFYFASKLVLKALCTKVPELIRTIMGWTLDFLRERLLGWIQDQGGWDGLLSYFGTPTWQTVTIFVAGVLTASLTIWKKMG, encoded by the exons ATGGGGGGAGAGACACCCGAGCTGGGCTTGGAGCAGGTGCCCCAGGATGCATCCACCAAGAAGCTGAGCGAGTGTCTGAAGCGCATTGGAGATGAATTGGACAGTAACATGGAGCTGCAGAG GATGATCGCAGCCGTGGACACAGACTCTCCCCGAGAGGTCTTTTTCCGAGTGGCGGCTGAAATGTTTTCCGACGGCAACTTCAACTGGGGCCGGGTTGTCGCCCTTTTCTACTTTGCCAGCAAACTGGTGCTCAAG GCCCTGTGCACCAAGGTGCCCGAGTTGATCAGGACCATCATGGGCTGGACATTGGACTTCCTTCGAGAGCGGCTGCTGGGCTGGATCCAGGACCAGGGTGGTTGG GACGGCCTCCTCTCCTACTTTGGGACACCCACATGGCAGACGGTGACCATCTTTGTGGCTGGAGTGCTCACTGCCTCACTCACCATCTGGAAGAAGATGGGCTGA
- the GYS1 gene encoding glycogen [starch] synthase, muscle isoform X1 — translation MPLNRTLSMSSLPGLEDWEDEFDLENTVLFEVAWEVANKVGGIYTVLQTKAKVTGDEWGDNYYLVGPYTEQGVRTQVELLEPPTPALKRTLDSMNSKGCKVYFGRWLIEGGPLVVLLDVGASAWALERWKGELWDTCNIGVPWYDREANDAVLFGFLTTWFLGEFLAQSEEKPHVVAHFHEWLAGVGLCLCRARRLPVATIFTTHATLLGRYLCAGAVDFYNNLENFNVDKEAGERQIYHRYCMERAAAHCAHVFTTVSQITAIEAQHLLKRKPDIVTPNGLNVKKFSAMHEFQNLHAQSKARIQEFVRGHFYGHLDFNLDKTLYFFIAGRYEFSNKGADVFLEALARLNYLLRVNGSEQTVVAFFIMPARTNNFNVETLKGQAVRKQLWDTANTVKEKFGRKLYESLLVGSLPDMNKMLDKEDFTMMKRAIFATQRQSFPPVCTHNMLDDSSDPILTTIRRIGLFNSSADRVKVIFHPEFLSSTSPLLPVDYEEFVRGCHLGVFPSYYEPWGYTPAECTVMGIPSVSTNLSGFGCFMEEHIADPSAYGIYILDRRFRSLDDSCSQLTSFLYSFCQQSRRQRIIQRNRTERLSDLLDWKYLGRYYMSARHMALAKAFPEYFTYEPHEADATQGYRYPRPASVPPSPSLSRHSSPHQSEDEEEPRDLPPDEDGERYDEDEEAAKDRRNIRAPEWPRRASCTSSTGSKRGSVDTAPSSSVSTPSEPLSPASSLGEERN, via the exons ATGCCTCTAAACCGCACTTTGTCCATGTCCTCCCTGCCAGGACTGGAGGACTGGGAGGATGAATTCGACCTGGAGAACACAGTGCTCTTCGAGGTGGCCTGGGAGGTGGCCAACAAGG TGGGCGGCATCTACACAGTGCTGCAGACGAAGGCAAAGGTGACGGGGGATGAGTGGGGCGACAACTACTACCTGGTGGGACCGTACACGGAGCAGGGCGTGAGGACCCAGGTGGAGCTGCTGGAACCCCCGACGCCGGCCCTGAAGAGGACGCTGGACTCCATGAACAGCAAGGGCTGCAAG GTGTACTTCGGGCGCTGGCTGATCGAGGGGGGCCCCCTGGTGGTGCTCCTCGATGTGGGGGCCTCAGCCTGGGCCCTGGAGCGCTGGAAGGGGGAGCTATGGGACACATGCAACATCGGGGTGCCCTGGTACGACCGGGAGGCCAACGACGCCGTCCTTTTCGGCTTCCTCACCACCTGGTTCCTGGGTGAG TTCCTGGCCCAGAGTGAGGAGAAACCGCATGTGGTTGCACACTTCCACGAGTGGCTGGCAGGCGTCGGGCTCTGCCTGTGCCGCGCCCGGCGGCTGCCCGTGGCTACCATCTTCACCACCCACGCCACGCTGCTGGGGCGATACCTGTGTGCCGGGGCCGTGGACTTCTACAACAACCTGGAGAAT TTCAACGTGGACAAAGAAGCAGGTGAGAGGCAAATCTATCACCGCTACTGCATGGAGCGGGCCGCAGCCCACTGCGCTCACGTCTTCACTACTGTGTCCCAGATTACCGCCATCGAGGCTCAGCACCTACTCAAAAGGAAACCAG ATATCGTGACCCCCAATGGACTGAATGTGAAGAAATTCTCTGCCATGCATGAGTTCCAGAACCTCCATGCTCAGAGCAAGGCTCGAATCCAGGAGTTTGTGCGGGGCCATTTTTATGG GCACCTAGACTTCAACTTGGACAAGACCTTGTACTTCTTTATTGCCGGCCGCTATGAGTTCTCCAACAAGGGGGCCGACGTCTTCCTGGAGGCCTTGGCCCGGCTCAACTATCTGCTCAGA GTGAATGGCAGCGAGCAGACGGTGGTCGCCTTCTTCATCATGCCGGCTCGGACCAACAATTTCAACGTGGAAACCCTTAAGGGCCAGGCCGTGCGCAAGCAGCTTTG GGATACAGCCAACACAGTGAAGGAAAAGTTTGGGAGGAAGCTTTACGAATCCTTGCTGGT GGGAAGCCTCCCAGACATGAACAAGATGCTGGACAAGGAGGACTTCACTATGATGAAGAGAGCCATCTTTGCCACGCAG CGGCAATCTTTCCCTCCTGTGTGCACCCACAATATGCTGGATGACTCCTCAGACCCCATCTTGACAACCATCCGCCGAATTGGCCTCTTCAATAGTAGTGCTGACAGAGTCAAG GTGATTTTCCACCCGGAGTTCCTGTCCTCTACGAGCCCTCTGCTCCCTGTGGACTATGAGGAATTTGTCCGTGGCTGCCACCTTGGGGTCTTCCCCTCCTACTATGAGCCTTGGGGCTACACACCAG CTGAGTGCACGGTAATGGGTATCCCCAGTGTCTCCACCAACCTCTCCGGATTCGGCTGCTTCATGGAGGAACACATCGCAGACCCCTCAGCTTACG GTATCTACATTCTGGACCGGCGATTCCGCAGCTTGGATGATTCCTGCTCGCAGCTCACCTCCTTCCTCTACAGTTTCTGCCAGCAGAGCCGAAGGCAGCGCATTATCCAGCGGAACCGAACGGAGCGCCTCTCTGATCTTCTGGACTGGAAATACCTAGGCCGG TACTACATGTCAGCGCGCCACATGGCGCTGGCCAAGGCCTTTCCAGAATACTTCACCTACGAGCCTCACGAGGCTGACGCG ACCCAGGGCTACCGCTACCCACGGCCAGCCTCAGTGCCACCATCACCCTCGCTGTCGCGACACTCCAGCCCGCACCAGAGCGAGGATGAGGAGGAACCCCGGGACTTACCACCGGATGAAGATGGCGAACGCTACGACGAGGACGAGGAGGCCGCCAAGGACCGGCGCAATATCCGCGCGCCCGAGTGGCCGCGCCGCGCCTCCTGCACCTCTTCCACCGGGAGCAAGCGCGGGTCGGTGGACACGGCGCCCTCCAGCTCAGTCAGCACCCCCAGCGAACCCCTTAGTCCCGCCAGCTCCCTGGGCGAGGAACGCAACTAA
- the BAX gene encoding apoptosis regulator BAX isoform X3: MDGSGEQPRGGGPTSSEQIMKTGALLLQGFIQDRAGRMGGETPELGLEQVPQDASTKKLSECLKRIGDELDSNMELQRMIAAVDTDSPREVFFRVAAEMFSDGNFNWGRVVALFYFASKLVLKALCTKVPELIRTIMGWTLDFLRERLLGWIQDQGGWGCPLAESLKSLLSLSPGRPPLLLWDTHMADGDHLCGWSAHCLTHHLEEDGLRPSTALDFFCINYGIFQGGEVDLGAMGVFLTFVIIGVGQGREEWSWGGWAQ, encoded by the exons ATGGACGGGTCCGGGGAGCAACCCAGAGGCGGGG GGCCCACCAGCTCTGAGCAGATCATGAAGACAGGGGCCCTTTTGCTTCAGGG TTTCATCCAGGATCGAGCAGGGCGAATGGGGGGAGAGACACCCGAGCTGGGCTTGGAGCAGGTGCCCCAGGATGCATCCACCAAGAAGCTGAGCGAGTGTCTGAAGCGCATTGGAGATGAATTGGACAGTAACATGGAGCTGCAGAG GATGATCGCAGCCGTGGACACAGACTCTCCCCGAGAGGTCTTTTTCCGAGTGGCGGCTGAAATGTTTTCCGACGGCAACTTCAACTGGGGCCGGGTTGTCGCCCTTTTCTACTTTGCCAGCAAACTGGTGCTCAAG GCCCTGTGCACCAAGGTGCCCGAGTTGATCAGGACCATCATGGGCTGGACATTGGACTTCCTTCGAGAGCGGCTGCTGGGCTGGATCCAGGACCAGGGTGGTT GGGGCTGCCCCTTGGCTGAGTCGCTGAAGAGCCTGCTGTCCCTGTCCCCAGGACGGCCTCCTCTCCTACTTTGGGACACCCACATGGCAGACGGTGACCATCTTTGTGGCTGGAGTGCTCACTGCCTCACTCACCATCTGGAAGAAGATGGGCTGAGGCCATCAACTGCCTTGGACTTTTTCTGCATAAATTATGGCATTTTTCAAGGGGGGGAGGTGGATTTGGGGGCCATGGGAGTTTTTCTTACTTTTGTAATtattggggtggggcagggtaggGAGGAGTGGTCTTGGGGGGGGTGGGCGCAATAA
- the FTL gene encoding ferritin light chain, translating into MSSQIRQNYSTEVEAAVNRLVNMQLRASYTYLSLGFYFDRDDVALEGVGHFFRELAKEKREGAERLLKLQNQRGGRALFLDVQKPSQDEWGKTQDAMEAALLVEKNLNQALLDLHGLASARGDPHICDFLENHFLDEEVKLIKKMGDHLTNLRRLAGPQAGLGEYLFERLTLKHD; encoded by the exons ATGAGCTCCCAGATTCGTCAGAATTATTCTACCGAGGTGGAGGCCGCCGTCAACCGCCTGGTTAACATGCAACTGCGGGCCTCCTACACCTACCTCTCTCTG GGCTTCTATTTCGACCGCGACGATGTGGCCCTGGAAGGAGTGGGTCACTTTTTTCGCGAATTGGCCAAGGAGAAGCGCGAGGGCGCGGAGCGTCTCTTGAAACTGCAAAACCAGCGTGGCGGCCGCGCCCTCTTCCTGGACGTGCAG AAGCCATCTCAAGATGAGTGGGGTAAAACCCAGGACGCTATGGAAGCCGCCCTTCTCGTAGAGAAGAACCTGAATCAAGCCCTGCTGGATCTGCATGGCCTGGCTTCTGCCCGCGGAGACCCCCAC ATCTGTGACTTCCTGGAGAACCACTTCCTAGATGAGGAAGTGAAACTCATCAAGAAGATGGGTGACCACCTGACCAACCTCCGTAGGCTGGCTGGTCCCCAGGCTGGGTTGGGCGAGTATCTCTTCGAAAGGCTTACCCTCAAGCATGACTAG
- the RUVBL2 gene encoding ruvB-like 2 → MATVTATTKVPEIRDVTRIERIGAHSHIRGLGLDDALEPRQASQGMVGQLAARRAAGVVLEMIREGKIAGRAVLIAGQPGTGKTAIAMGMAQALGPDTPFTAIAGSEIFSLEMSKTEALTQAFRRSIGVRIKEETEIIEGEVVEIQIDRPATGTGSKVGKLTLKTTEMETIYDLGTKMIESLTKDKVQAGDVITIDKATGKISKLGRSFTRARDYDAMGSQTKFVQCPDGELQKRKEVVHTVSLHEIDVINSRTQGFLALFSGDTGEIKSEVREQINAKVAEWREEGKAEIIPGVLFIDEVHMLDIESFSFLNRALESDMAPVLIMATNRGITRIRGTSYQSPHGIPIDLLDRLLIVSTSPYSEKDTKQILRIRCEEEDVEMSEDAYTVLTRIGLETSLRYAIQLITAASLVCRKRKGTEVQVDDIKRVYSLFLDESRSTQYMKEYQDAFLFNELKGETMDTS, encoded by the exons ATGGCAACCGTG ACAGCCACAACCAAGGTTCCAGAGATCCGCGATGTGACGCGGATTGAGCGTATTG GCGCTCACTCCCACATCCGGGGGCTGGGACTCGATGATGCCTTGGAGCCACGGCAG gctTCCCAGGGCATGGTGGGCCAGCTGGCGGCCCGGAGGGCAGCcggtgtggtgctggagatgatcCGAGAAGGGAAGATTGCTGGCCGGGCGGTTCTCATTGCTGGCCAGCCAGGCACTGGGAAGACAGCCATTGCCATGG GCATGGCGCAGGCCTTGGGGCCCGACACCCCATTCACAGCCATCGCAGGCAGTGAGATCTTCTCCTTGGAGATGAGCAAGACAGAGGCACTGACCCAGGCCTTCCGGCGCTCCATCGGCGTGCGCATCAA GGAGGAGACCGAGATCATCGAAGGGGAGGTGGTGGAGATCCAGATTGATCGGCCGGCCACAGGGACG GGCTCCAAAGTCGGCAAGCTGACCCTCAAGACCACAGAGATGGAGACCATATATGACCTGGGCACCAAGATGATCGAGTCCCTGACCAAGGACAAGGTCCAGGCCGG GGACGTGATCACCATCGACAAGGCCACAGGCAAGATCTCCAAGCTGGGACGCTCTTTCACACGGGCTCGCGACTATGACGCCATGGGCTCCCAG ACCAAGTTCGTGCAGTGCCCAGACGGGGAGCTGCAGAAGCGCAAGGAGGTGGTGCACACGGTGTCTCTCCACGAGATCGACGTCATCAACTCCCGCACCCAGGGCTTCCTGGCCCTCTTCTCAG GCGACACAGGGGAGATCAAGTCCGAAGTCCGAGAGCAGATCAACGCCAAGGTGGCCGAGTGgcgggaggagggcaaggcagagATTATCCCTGGC GTGCTGTTCATCGACGAGGTCCACATGCTGGACATTGAGAGCTTCTCCTTCCTCAACCGAGCCCTGGAGAGTGACATGGCGCCTGTCCTCATCATGGCTACCAACCGCGGCATCACCCG gATCCGGGGCACCAGCTACCAGAGCCCCCACGGCATCCCCATTGACCTGCTGGACCGTCTGCTCATCGTCTCCACCTCCCCCTACAGCGAGAAAGACACAAAGCAGATCCTTCGCATCCG GTGCGAGGAAGAAGATGTAGAGATGAGTGAGGACGCCTACACGGTTCTGACCCGCATCGGGCTGGAGACCTCGCTGCGCTATGCCATCCAGCTCATCACGGCTGCCAGCCTGGTGTGCCGGAAACGCAAG GGCACCGAGGTGCAGGTGGACGACATCAAGCGGGTCTACTCTCTCTTCCTGGACGAGTCGCGCTCCACGCAATACATGAAGGAATACCAAGACGCCTTCCTCTTCAATGAGCTCA AAGGTGAAACCATGGACACCTCCTGA
- the GYS1 gene encoding glycogen [starch] synthase, muscle isoform X2: MPLNRTLSMSSLPGLEDWEDEFDLENTVLFEVAWEVANKVGGIYTVLQTKAKVTGDEWGDNYYLVGPYTEQGVRTQVELLEPPTPALKRTLDSMNSKGCKVYFGRWLIEGGPLVVLLDVGASAWALERWKGELWDTCNIGVPWYDREANDAVLFGFLTTWFLGEFLAQSEEKPHVVAHFHEWLAGVGLCLCRARRLPVATIFTTHATLLGRYLCAGAVDFYNNLENFNVDKEAGERQIYHRYCMERAAAHCAHVFTTVSQITAIEAQHLLKRKPDIVTPNGLNVKKFSAMHEFQNLHAQSKARIQEFVRGHFYGDTANTVKEKFGRKLYESLLVGSLPDMNKMLDKEDFTMMKRAIFATQRQSFPPVCTHNMLDDSSDPILTTIRRIGLFNSSADRVKVIFHPEFLSSTSPLLPVDYEEFVRGCHLGVFPSYYEPWGYTPAECTVMGIPSVSTNLSGFGCFMEEHIADPSAYGIYILDRRFRSLDDSCSQLTSFLYSFCQQSRRQRIIQRNRTERLSDLLDWKYLGRYYMSARHMALAKAFPEYFTYEPHEADATQGYRYPRPASVPPSPSLSRHSSPHQSEDEEEPRDLPPDEDGERYDEDEEAAKDRRNIRAPEWPRRASCTSSTGSKRGSVDTAPSSSVSTPSEPLSPASSLGEERN, encoded by the exons ATGCCTCTAAACCGCACTTTGTCCATGTCCTCCCTGCCAGGACTGGAGGACTGGGAGGATGAATTCGACCTGGAGAACACAGTGCTCTTCGAGGTGGCCTGGGAGGTGGCCAACAAGG TGGGCGGCATCTACACAGTGCTGCAGACGAAGGCAAAGGTGACGGGGGATGAGTGGGGCGACAACTACTACCTGGTGGGACCGTACACGGAGCAGGGCGTGAGGACCCAGGTGGAGCTGCTGGAACCCCCGACGCCGGCCCTGAAGAGGACGCTGGACTCCATGAACAGCAAGGGCTGCAAG GTGTACTTCGGGCGCTGGCTGATCGAGGGGGGCCCCCTGGTGGTGCTCCTCGATGTGGGGGCCTCAGCCTGGGCCCTGGAGCGCTGGAAGGGGGAGCTATGGGACACATGCAACATCGGGGTGCCCTGGTACGACCGGGAGGCCAACGACGCCGTCCTTTTCGGCTTCCTCACCACCTGGTTCCTGGGTGAG TTCCTGGCCCAGAGTGAGGAGAAACCGCATGTGGTTGCACACTTCCACGAGTGGCTGGCAGGCGTCGGGCTCTGCCTGTGCCGCGCCCGGCGGCTGCCCGTGGCTACCATCTTCACCACCCACGCCACGCTGCTGGGGCGATACCTGTGTGCCGGGGCCGTGGACTTCTACAACAACCTGGAGAAT TTCAACGTGGACAAAGAAGCAGGTGAGAGGCAAATCTATCACCGCTACTGCATGGAGCGGGCCGCAGCCCACTGCGCTCACGTCTTCACTACTGTGTCCCAGATTACCGCCATCGAGGCTCAGCACCTACTCAAAAGGAAACCAG ATATCGTGACCCCCAATGGACTGAATGTGAAGAAATTCTCTGCCATGCATGAGTTCCAGAACCTCCATGCTCAGAGCAAGGCTCGAATCCAGGAGTTTGTGCGGGGCCATTTTTATGG GGATACAGCCAACACAGTGAAGGAAAAGTTTGGGAGGAAGCTTTACGAATCCTTGCTGGT GGGAAGCCTCCCAGACATGAACAAGATGCTGGACAAGGAGGACTTCACTATGATGAAGAGAGCCATCTTTGCCACGCAG CGGCAATCTTTCCCTCCTGTGTGCACCCACAATATGCTGGATGACTCCTCAGACCCCATCTTGACAACCATCCGCCGAATTGGCCTCTTCAATAGTAGTGCTGACAGAGTCAAG GTGATTTTCCACCCGGAGTTCCTGTCCTCTACGAGCCCTCTGCTCCCTGTGGACTATGAGGAATTTGTCCGTGGCTGCCACCTTGGGGTCTTCCCCTCCTACTATGAGCCTTGGGGCTACACACCAG CTGAGTGCACGGTAATGGGTATCCCCAGTGTCTCCACCAACCTCTCCGGATTCGGCTGCTTCATGGAGGAACACATCGCAGACCCCTCAGCTTACG GTATCTACATTCTGGACCGGCGATTCCGCAGCTTGGATGATTCCTGCTCGCAGCTCACCTCCTTCCTCTACAGTTTCTGCCAGCAGAGCCGAAGGCAGCGCATTATCCAGCGGAACCGAACGGAGCGCCTCTCTGATCTTCTGGACTGGAAATACCTAGGCCGG TACTACATGTCAGCGCGCCACATGGCGCTGGCCAAGGCCTTTCCAGAATACTTCACCTACGAGCCTCACGAGGCTGACGCG ACCCAGGGCTACCGCTACCCACGGCCAGCCTCAGTGCCACCATCACCCTCGCTGTCGCGACACTCCAGCCCGCACCAGAGCGAGGATGAGGAGGAACCCCGGGACTTACCACCGGATGAAGATGGCGAACGCTACGACGAGGACGAGGAGGCCGCCAAGGACCGGCGCAATATCCGCGCGCCCGAGTGGCCGCGCCGCGCCTCCTGCACCTCTTCCACCGGGAGCAAGCGCGGGTCGGTGGACACGGCGCCCTCCAGCTCAGTCAGCACCCCCAGCGAACCCCTTAGTCCCGCCAGCTCCCTGGGCGAGGAACGCAACTAA
- the LHB gene encoding lutropin subunit beta precursor (The RefSeq protein has 2 substitutions compared to this genomic sequence), protein MEMLQGLLLWLLLGVAGVWASRGPLRPLCQPINATLAAEKEACPVCITFTTSICAGYCLSMKQVLPVILPPMPQRVCTYHELRFASVRLPGCPPGVDPMVSFPVALSCHCGPCRLSSTDCGGPRTQPLACDHPPLPDILFL, encoded by the exons ATGGAGATGCTCCAG GgactgctgctgtggctgctgctgggcGTGGCCGGGGTGTGGGCTTCCAGGGGGCCACTGCGGCCGCTGTGCCAGCCCATCAACGCCACCCTGGCGGCTGAGAAGGAGGCCTGCCCTGTCTGTATCACTTTCACCACCAGCATCTGCGCCGGCTACTGCCCCAGCATG AAGCGGGTGCTGCCTGTCATCCTGCCGCCCATGCCCCAGCGGGTGTGCACCTACCACGAGCTGCGCTTCGCCTCCGTTCGGCTCCCCGGCTGCCCACCTGGCGTGGACCCAATGGTCTCTTTCCCCGTGGCCCTCAGCTGTCACTGTGGGCCCTGCCGCCTCAGCAGCACTGACTGCGGGGGTCCCAGAACCCAACCCTTGGCCTGTGACCACCCCCCGCTCCCAGACATCCTCTTCCTCTAA
- the BAX gene encoding apoptosis regulator BAX isoform X1, translated as MDGSGEQPRGGGPTSSEQIMKTGALLLQGFIQDRAGRMGGETPELGLEQVPQDASTKKLSECLKRIGDELDSNMELQRMIAAVDTDSPREVFFRVAAEMFSDGNFNWGRVVALFYFASKLVLKALCTKVPELIRTIMGWTLDFLRERLLGWIQDQGGWDGLLSYFGTPTWQTVTIFVAGVLTASLTIWKKMG; from the exons ATGGACGGGTCCGGGGAGCAACCCAGAGGCGGGG GGCCCACCAGCTCTGAGCAGATCATGAAGACAGGGGCCCTTTTGCTTCAGGG TTTCATCCAGGATCGAGCAGGGCGAATGGGGGGAGAGACACCCGAGCTGGGCTTGGAGCAGGTGCCCCAGGATGCATCCACCAAGAAGCTGAGCGAGTGTCTGAAGCGCATTGGAGATGAATTGGACAGTAACATGGAGCTGCAGAG GATGATCGCAGCCGTGGACACAGACTCTCCCCGAGAGGTCTTTTTCCGAGTGGCGGCTGAAATGTTTTCCGACGGCAACTTCAACTGGGGCCGGGTTGTCGCCCTTTTCTACTTTGCCAGCAAACTGGTGCTCAAG GCCCTGTGCACCAAGGTGCCCGAGTTGATCAGGACCATCATGGGCTGGACATTGGACTTCCTTCGAGAGCGGCTGCTGGGCTGGATCCAGGACCAGGGTGGTTGG GACGGCCTCCTCTCCTACTTTGGGACACCCACATGGCAGACGGTGACCATCTTTGTGGCTGGAGTGCTCACTGCCTCACTCACCATCTGGAAGAAGATGGGCTGA